Proteins encoded together in one Amblyomma americanum isolate KBUSLIRL-KWMA chromosome 1, ASM5285725v1, whole genome shotgun sequence window:
- the LOC144108584 gene encoding prolactin-releasing peptide receptor-like isoform X2: MANATLDYVSGVPAVRAFFYCVYALVFAVGVSGNALVCFVVARQRSMHTVTNLFIANLALSDILLCALAVPFTPLHQFVGAWPLGAALCRLVPFAQGVSVYVSSFTLTAIAVDRFFVIMHPFRSRLRLPLCGALIALIWLAGALLTLPYGLFMGLTADGAFCEERWPSERSRRAFSLCTSSLQFGLPFAVVSFCYLRVCCKLRERARAKPGAKSLQREQFERRRTRRTNRMLVSMVVIFGACWLPLNLYNLAVDFSVPAARWQFANAFFFLAHAVAMSSTCYNPFLYTWLNDSFRKEFKAVLPCFARPAEPPPPPPVRYVCSSDAVKLPEQQL, translated from the coding sequence ATGGCCAACGCGACGCTGGATTACGTGTCAGGGGTGCCGGCGGTGCGGGCCTTCTTCTACTGCGTCTACGCGCTTGTCTTTGCCGTGGGCGTGTCGGGCAACGCGCTCGTCTGCTTCGTGGTGGCCCGCCAGCGCAGCATGCACACGGTGACCAACCTGTTCATCGCCAACCTGGCGCTCTCGGACATCCTGCTGTGTGCGCTGGCCGTGCCCTtcacgccgctgcaccagttcgtGGGCGCCTGGCCGCTGGGCGCCGCCCTCTGCCGCCTGGTGCCGTTCGCGCAGGGCGTGAGCGTCTACGTGTCCTCTTTCACACTCACAGCCATCGCTGTGGACCGCTTCTTCGTCATCATGCACCCGTTCCGCAGCCGCCTGCGGCTGCCCCTGTGCGGCGCGCTCATCGCGCTCATCTGGCTGGCCGGCGCGCTGCTCACGCTCCCCTACGGCCTCTTCATGGGCCTGACGGCCGACGGCGCCTTCTGCGAGGAGCGCTGGCCCTCGGAGCGTAGCCGGCGCGCCTTCAGCCTCTGCACCAGCTCCCTGCAGTTCGGCCTGCCGTTCGCCGTCGTCAGCTTCTGCTACCTGCGCGTGTGCTGCAAGCTGCGCGAGCGCGCCAGGGCCAAGCCCGGCGCAAAGTCGCTGCAGCGCGAGCAGTTCGAGCGCCGGCGCACGCGGCGCACCAACCGCATGCTCGTCTCCATGGTGGTCATCTTCGGCGCCTGCTGGCTGCCGCTGAACCTGTACAACCTGGCCGTCGACTTCTCGGTGCCCGCGGCCCGGTGGCAGTTCGCGAACGCCTTCTTCTTCCTGGCGCACGCGGTCGCCATGAGCTCCACGTGCTACAACCCCTTCCTCTACACGTGGCTCAACGACAGCTTCCGCAAGGAGTTCAAGGCCGTGCTGCCCTGCTTCGCGAGGCCCgccgagccgccgccgccgccgcctgtgCGGTACGTGTGCAGCAGCGACGCCGTCAAGCTCCCCGAGCAGCAGCTTTGA